The region GGTCGGGCCCAGCAGCTCCAGCGCCCGCTCCACCCGCGCCGCCGCGGCGACCGCGGCACGTGCCGAGCGGCGCAGGTTGGCGTCGTCGAAGTTCGCCAGCCGGTTGGCGGTAGCCCGCACCTCGCGGCGCATCCGGCGTTCCTCCCACGCCAGCACGCTGGAATGCGCGCCGAGCCGGGTCAGCAGCGCGCCGATGGCGTCGCCATCGCGGACCACCACCCGGTCCGCGCCGCGCACCTCGCGCGACTTCGCCGCCACACCGATCCGCCGCGCGGCACCGACCAGCGCCAACGCCGCCTCCGGCCCCGGGCAGGTGACCTCCATCGACGAGGACCGGCCCGGTTCGGTGAGCGAGCCGTGCGCCAGGAAAGCGCCACGCCAGGCCGCTTCGGAATCGCAGGCGCCGCCGGAGACGACGTGCGCGGGCAGGCCGCGAACCGGCCGGCCGCGCGGGTCGAGCAGTCCGGTCTGGCGCGCCAGGCCCTCGCCGTCCTTGACCACCCGCACCACGTACCGGGTGCCCTTGCGCAGTCCGCCGGAGGTGATCACGTGCACATCGGAGTGGTGCCCGAACAGCTCGTGGATCTCCTTCCGGAGCCGCCGCGCCGTTGAGCCGCTATCCAGCTCGGCCTCGATCACCACCCGGCCGGCGACGATGTGCAGCCCGCCGGCGAAGCGCAGCAACGAGGAAACCTCAGCCCGTCGGCAGCACGTCTTCGTCACCGACAACCGACTCAACTCGTCCTTGACCGCCGCGGTCATCGCCACCGGTCCGTCCTCCTCTCCAGTGCGGCCCGCAGGCTCGCCGCAAGCGCCCGCGGGTCGTGCCGTCCCGGCACGGCCGGCGCGGCGATCTTGTCCAGCAGAGTCTGCGCACCCAGCGCGGTGGCCGCAGCGCGAAGCCGGTCCGGGGTGGGCACCGAGTCGGCGTCGGCCAATACCGCGTCGACCCGCAGCCGGGGTGCGTGTTGCGAGAGTACGTCGAGATGTTGTTCGGGGGAGAAGCCCGCTGTCTCCCCCGGTTGCGGGACGAGGTTGAGCACCACGACGCGGCGTGCGGCGGTGGTCACCAGCGCCTCGTGCAGCTCCGGGACCAGCACGTGCGGCAGCACGCTGGTGAACCACGAACCGGGGCCGAGCAACACCAGATCGGCGTCCGACACCGCCCGGACGGCCTGCGGGCAGGCCGTGGGTCGCTCTCCACCGTTCGCGTGCAAACGGATCTGTTTCACACGTCCGGGCGTACTCGCGATGGCCACCTGCCCCCGGATCGTGCGGATCGCGTCGGGATCGGAGTCCAGCCCGACGACGTCGGCGGCCATGTCCAACGGCACCGTCGACATCGGCAGCACCCGGCCCTGCACGCCGAGCAGCCGGCACGCCCGGTCCAGCACCTCGACCGGATCGCCCAGCACTTCGAGCAGCCCGGCCAGCACGAGGTTGCCCACGGCATGTCCGGCGAGGGCGCCGCTGCCGCCGAAGCGGTGCTGGAACACCGTCGACCACAGCTGACCGTCGGTGTCGGTGTCGGCGAGCGCGGCGAGCGCCTTGCGCAGGTCGCCGGGCGGCAGCATGCCCAGTTCGCGGCGCAGCCGGCCGGACGACCCGCCGTCGTCGGCCACCGTCACCACCGCCGTCACCTCGGAGGTGATCCGGCGAAGCGCCG is a window of Saccharopolyspora phatthalungensis DNA encoding:
- the whiA gene encoding DNA-binding protein WhiA — protein: MAMTAAVKDELSRLSVTKTCCRRAEVSSLLRFAGGLHIVAGRVVIEAELDSGSTARRLRKEIHELFGHHSDVHVITSGGLRKGTRYVVRVVKDGEGLARQTGLLDPRGRPVRGLPAHVVSGGACDSEAAWRGAFLAHGSLTEPGRSSSMEVTCPGPEAALALVGAARRIGVAAKSREVRGADRVVVRDGDAIGALLTRLGAHSSVLAWEERRMRREVRATANRLANFDDANLRRSARAAVAAAARVERALELLGPTAPEHLTVAGRLRLAHRQASLEELGQLAEPPMTKDAVAGRIRRLLAMADKRARELGVPDTESAVTAEMLEADA
- a CDS encoding gluconeogenesis factor YvcK family protein yields the protein MRAVALGGGHGLQATLSALRRITSEVTAVVTVADDGGSSGRLRRELGMLPPGDLRKALAALADTDTDGQLWSTVFQHRFGGSGALAGHAVGNLVLAGLLEVLGDPVEVLDRACRLLGVQGRVLPMSTVPLDMAADVVGLDSDPDAIRTIRGQVAIASTPGRVKQIRLHANGGERPTACPQAVRAVSDADLVLLGPGSWFTSVLPHVLVPELHEALVTTAARRVVVLNLVPQPGETAGFSPEQHLDVLSQHAPRLRVDAVLADADSVPTPDRLRAAATALGAQTLLDKIAAPAVPGRHDPRALAASLRAALERRTDRWR